In Populus trichocarpa isolate Nisqually-1 chromosome 16, P.trichocarpa_v4.1, whole genome shotgun sequence, a genomic segment contains:
- the LOC7460425 gene encoding regulatory-associated protein of TOR 1 isoform X2: protein MRFQYCNEMKTGYVALVLCLNISVDPPDVIKISPCARMECWIDPFSMAPQKALETIGKSLSIQYERWQPKARYKIQLDPTVDEVKKLCNTCRKHAKSERVLFHYNGHGVPKPTANGEIWLFNKSYTQYIPLPISDLDSWLRTPSIYVFDCSAAGMIVNAFLELHDWSASGSAGSVSNCILLAACEAHETLPQSDEFPADVFTSCLTTPIKMALKWFYRRSLLCDSLDYSLIDKIPGRQNDRKTLLGELNWIFTAVTDTIAWNVLPRDLFQKLFRQDLLVASLFRNFLLAERIMRSANCSPISHPMLPPTHQHHMWDAWDMAAEICLSQLPSMVEDPNSEFQPSPFFTEQLTAFEVWLDHGSEHKKPPEQLPIVLQVLLSQSHRFRALVLLGRFLDMGLWAVDLALSVGIFPYVLKLLQTTTPELRQILVFIWTKILALDKSCQVDLVKDGGHTYFIRFLDSLEAYPEQRAMAAFVLAVIVDGHRRGQEACIEAGLIHVCLRHLRGSVPIDAQTEPLFLQWLCLCLGKLWEDFTEAQMLGLQADAPAIYAPLLLVPQPEVRASAAFALATLLDVGGDVCRDGVHGDDECDDDEKVRAEVSIIRSLLSVVSDGSPLVRAEVAVALARFAFGHKQHLKSIAASYWKPQSNSLLNSLPSLVHIKATGSGYINPNQHVPHASIVSSQIGPLTRVGSDNPSVVRDGRVSTSSPLTTAGIMHGSPLSDDSSQHSNSGILNGIVSNGAVNHSRPKPLDNALYSQCVLAMCTLAKDPSPRIASLGRSVLSIIGIEQVVTKSVNSAGSSGRPRPGDPKTSSPYPSVAGMTRSSSWFDMNAGHLPFRTPPVSPPRPSYLTGMRRVCSLDFRPHLMNFPDSGLADPLLGSVSSSGGTERSLLPQSTIYKWSCGHFSKPLLTVPDDTEEILVRREEREKYALEHIATCQHSSGSNLKNRIANLDTKFETGTKTALLQPFSPIVVAADENERIRVWNYEEANLLNGFDNHDFPDKGISKLCLVNELDDSLLLVASCDGNIRIWKDYTVYGKQKLVTAFSSIQGHKPGVRSLNAVVDWQQQSGYLYASGEISSIMLWDLDKEQLIHSIPSSSDCSVSAMSASEVHGGQFAAGFVDGSVKLYDVRIREMLVCASRPHTENVVRVVGIGFQPGLDPGKIVSASQAGDMQFLDMRNLMNPYLTIKAHRGSLTALSVHRHAPIIASGSAKQIIKLFSLNGEQLDSITYHLTIMGQKISPVSCLTFHPYQVLLAAGATDALFSIYADDNTQAR, encoded by the exons ATGAGATTTCAATACTGCAATGAG ATGAAGACTGGTTATGTAGCTCTAGTTTTATGTTTAAACATCAGTGTTGATCCTCCGGATGTAATAAAGATATCCCCCTGTGCCAGAATGGAATGCTGGATAG ATCCATTTTCAATGGCACCTCAAAAAGCTCTTGAAACAATTGGAAAAAGCTTGAGCATTCAGTATGAAAGGTGGCAACCTAAG GCTCGCTACAAGATTCAACTTGATCCCACAGTTGATGAAGTGAAGAAACTATGTAATACATGCCGAAAACATGCCAAGTCCGAGAGAGTTCTGTTTCATTACAATGGGCACGGTGTTCCAAAGCCAACTGCTAATGGTGAAATCTGGCTTTTCAATAAG AGCTATACACAATATATTCCCTTGCCAATCAGTGATCTTGATTCCTGGCTAAGAACACCATCAATCTATGTTTTTGACTGCTCTGCTGCTGGGATGATAGTCAATGCATTTCTAGAG cTTCATGACTGGAGTGCTTCTGGCTCTGCTGGGTCTGTGAGCAATTGCATTCTGCTCGCAGCCTGTGAAGCACATGAGACTTTGCCACAAAGTGATGAATTTCCAGCTGATGTGTTCACTTCATGCCTCACCACTCCTATCAAGATGGCATTGAAATG GTTTTACAGACGTTCACTTCTTTGTGACTCTCTTGACTACtcattaattgataaaattcctGGCCGGCAAAATGATCGTAAAACACTTCTGGGAGAATTGAACTGGATCTTTACTGCAGTGACAGACACTATTGCTTGGAATGTTCTTCCCCGTG ATCTTTTTCAGAAGTTGTTCAGACAAGATTTGTTAGTTGCCAGTCTGTTCAGAAATTTCTTACTTGCTGAAAGAATTATGCGTTCGGCAAATTGTTCGCCGATTTCTCACCCAATGTTGCCACCAACCCATCAGCATCATATGTG GGATGCATGGGATATGGCTGCTGAAATTTGCCTCTCACAGCTTCCATCTATGGTCGAGGACCCTAATTCAGAATTCCAG CCGAGTCCTTTTTTTACTGAACAACTGACAGCTTTTGAGGTGTGGTTGGACCATGGCTCTGAACATAAGAAGCCACCTGAGCAGTTACCTATTGTTCTTCAG GTTCTGCTTAGTCAAAGCCATCGGTTCCGGGCACTGGTCCTTCTGGGGAGATTCCTTGATATGGGACTTTGGGCAGTAGATCTG GCTTTATCTGTTGGAATATTTCCATATGTTTTGAAGCTGTTGCAAACAACAACACCAGAACTAAGGCAAATTCTTGTATTCATATGGACAAAAATTCTAGCACTTGATAAG TCATGCCAGGTTGACCTTGTCAAGGATGGGGGACATACATATTTTATTAGGTTTCTCGATAGCTTGGAAGCATATCCAGAACAGCGGGCAATGGCTGCATTTGTTTTGGCTGTTATTGTTGATGGGCACAGACGGGGCCAGGAAGCCTGTATTGAAGCTGGTTTAATTCATGTGTGCTTGAGGCACTTACGAGGATCAGTGCCAATTGATGCACAAACTGAACCTTTGTTTCTTCAGTGGCTTTGCCTCTGCCTGGGAAAGCTGTGGGAAGATTTCACAGAGGCTCAGATGCTAGGTTTGCAGGCTGATGCCCCTGCCATATATGCTCCTCTACTGTTGGTGCCCCAACCAGAG GTTAGGGCTTCTGCTGCATTTGCACTGGCCACCTTGCTTGATGTTGGCGGTGATGTCTGCAGAGATGGTGTTCATGGAGATGATGagtgtgatgatgatgaaaaagtTAGAGCTGAAGTTAGTATTATTAGAAGTCTATTAAGCGTTGTGTCAGATGGAAGTCCACTGGTTAGGGCAGAGGTTGCTGTAG CTCTGGCACGCTTTGCATTTGGCCACAAACAGCACCTCAAGTCAATTGCTGCCTCATATTGGAAACCTCAGTCTAATTCTCTGCTCAATTCATTACCTTCTTTGGTCCATATAAAAGCTACAGGTAGCGGATACATCAACCCAAATCAGCATGTGCCACATGCAAGTATTGTTTCATCTCAAATTGGCCCTTTGACAAGAGTTGGTAGTGACAACCCATCTGTGGTTCGAGATGGAAGGGTATCCACTAGTAGTCCTCTTACTACAGCTGGAATCATGCATGGATCACCTTTATCTGATGATTCATCTCAGCATTCCAATTCTGGTATATTGAATGGCATTGTTAGCAATGGGGCAGTAAACCATTCAAGGCCAAAGCCACTAGATAATGCATTATATTCCCAGTGTGTACTAGCTATGTGCACTTTGGCCAAGGATCCTTCTCCACGCATAGCAAGCCTTGGTCGAAGTGTACTGTCTATTATTGGGATTGAGCAAGTGGTGACAAAATCTGTAAATTCTGCTGGTAGTAGTGGGCGCCCACGCCCTGGTGATCCAAAAACTTCATCTCCATATCCAAGTGTTGCTGGGATGACTCGTTCATCATCTTGGTTTGACATGAATGCAG GTCATCTACCATTCAGAACTCCTCCTGTCAGCCCTCCTCGACCAAGTTACTTAACAGGAATGCGTAGAGTGTGTTCTTTGGATTTCAGGCCACACCTTATGAATTTTCCAGATTCAGGATTAGCAGATCCTCTTTTGGGTTCTGTTTCATCTTCTGGAGGCACAGAACGCAGTTTACTTCCTCAGTCAACCATCTACAAATGGAGTTGTGGTCACTTCTCAAAGCCACTTCTCACTGTGCCAGATGATACTGAAGAAATATTAGttagaagagaagagagggaaaaatATGCACTGGAGCACATTGCAACGTGCCAGCACTCCT CTGGTAGCAACCTTAAAAATAGAATTGCTAATTTGGATACGAAGTTTGAAACTGGTACAAAGACAGCCTTGCTGCAGCCTTTCTCTCCAATTGTGGTTGCTGCTGATGAGAATGAACGGATTAG GGTATGGAATTATGAGGAAGCTAACCTTCTCAATGGGTTTGACAATCATGATTTTCCAGACAAGGGAATTTCTAAGCTGTGTCTTGTAAACGAGCTTGATGACAGTTTACTTCTTGTTGCTTCAT GTGATGGAAATATACGAATTTGGAAAGACTACACTGTGTATGGTAAGCAAAAGCTTGTCACTGCATTTTCTTCAATCCAAGGTCATAAACCCGGTGTGCGGAGTTTGAATGCTGTTGTGGACTGGCAACAACAATCAGGATATCTG TATGCTTCTGGTGAGATATCATCCATCATGCTGTGGGACCTGGATAAAGAGCAGCTTATTCATTCCATTCCTTCGTCTTCAGATTGCAGCGTCTCAGCAATG TCTGCTTCTGAAGTTCATGGAGGTCAATTTGCTGCCGGTTTTGTGGATGGATCTGTCAAACTCTATGATGTCCGGATACGTGAAAT GCTTGTTTGTGCTAGTCGGCCACACACTGAGAATGTAGTAAGAGTTGTGGGGATTGGCTTTCAACCTGGGCTTGATCCTGGAAAG ATTGTCAGTGCATCTCAGGCTGGTGACATGCAGTTCCTGGATATGAGAAATCTTATGAATCCCTATCTCACGATCAAGGCCCACAGGGGCTCACTCACAGCTTTATCTGTTCATAGGCATGCCCCTATTATTGCCAGCGGGTcagcaaaacaaattattaaattattcagTCTAAATGGTGAGCAATTAGACTCCATTACATACCACCTAACCATCATGGGCCAGAAGATCAGTCCTGTAAGCTGCCTCACCTTCCATCCTTACCAAGTACTCCTTGCTGCTGGTGCTACTGATGCTCTATTCTCAATCTATGCCGATGACAACACTCAAGCAAGAtga
- the LOC7460425 gene encoding regulatory-associated protein of TOR 1 isoform X1, translating to MALGDLTASRLSSQSSVALISNHYDDFPSSHGDDALDSARRDNNSDSNHNSSSSSINNNRDRDSDIASTSNYGGGNATTGSTAATTTSMAYLPQSAVLSELRHEAFEASVPTGPSDSGPVSKWRPKDRMKTGYVALVLCLNISVDPPDVIKISPCARMECWIDPFSMAPQKALETIGKSLSIQYERWQPKARYKIQLDPTVDEVKKLCNTCRKHAKSERVLFHYNGHGVPKPTANGEIWLFNKSYTQYIPLPISDLDSWLRTPSIYVFDCSAAGMIVNAFLELHDWSASGSAGSVSNCILLAACEAHETLPQSDEFPADVFTSCLTTPIKMALKWFYRRSLLCDSLDYSLIDKIPGRQNDRKTLLGELNWIFTAVTDTIAWNVLPRDLFQKLFRQDLLVASLFRNFLLAERIMRSANCSPISHPMLPPTHQHHMWDAWDMAAEICLSQLPSMVEDPNSEFQPSPFFTEQLTAFEVWLDHGSEHKKPPEQLPIVLQVLLSQSHRFRALVLLGRFLDMGLWAVDLALSVGIFPYVLKLLQTTTPELRQILVFIWTKILALDKSCQVDLVKDGGHTYFIRFLDSLEAYPEQRAMAAFVLAVIVDGHRRGQEACIEAGLIHVCLRHLRGSVPIDAQTEPLFLQWLCLCLGKLWEDFTEAQMLGLQADAPAIYAPLLLVPQPEVRASAAFALATLLDVGGDVCRDGVHGDDECDDDEKVRAEVSIIRSLLSVVSDGSPLVRAEVAVALARFAFGHKQHLKSIAASYWKPQSNSLLNSLPSLVHIKATGSGYINPNQHVPHASIVSSQIGPLTRVGSDNPSVVRDGRVSTSSPLTTAGIMHGSPLSDDSSQHSNSGILNGIVSNGAVNHSRPKPLDNALYSQCVLAMCTLAKDPSPRIASLGRSVLSIIGIEQVVTKSVNSAGSSGRPRPGDPKTSSPYPSVAGMTRSSSWFDMNAGHLPFRTPPVSPPRPSYLTGMRRVCSLDFRPHLMNFPDSGLADPLLGSVSSSGGTERSLLPQSTIYKWSCGHFSKPLLTVPDDTEEILVRREEREKYALEHIATCQHSSGSNLKNRIANLDTKFETGTKTALLQPFSPIVVAADENERIRVWNYEEANLLNGFDNHDFPDKGISKLCLVNELDDSLLLVASCDGNIRIWKDYTVYGKQKLVTAFSSIQGHKPGVRSLNAVVDWQQQSGYLYASGEISSIMLWDLDKEQLIHSIPSSSDCSVSAMSASEVHGGQFAAGFVDGSVKLYDVRIREMLVCASRPHTENVVRVVGIGFQPGLDPGKIVSASQAGDMQFLDMRNLMNPYLTIKAHRGSLTALSVHRHAPIIASGSAKQIIKLFSLNGEQLDSITYHLTIMGQKISPVSCLTFHPYQVLLAAGATDALFSIYADDNTQAR from the exons ATGGCATTGGGAGATTTAACGGCGTCAAGACTCTCCTCACAATCATCAGTTGCTTTGATTTCCAACCATTACGATGATTTTCCGTCAAGTCACGGAGACGACGCTCTTGATTCAGCAAGAAGAGATAATAACAGTGATTCTAATCAtaatagcagcagcagcagcatcaaTAATAATAGAGATAGAGATTCTGATATTGCTAGCACTAGTAATTACGGCGGGGGCAATGCGACGACAGGAAGTACAGCCGCGACGACGACTAGTATGGCGTATTTGCCTCAGAGTGCTGTTTTGAGTGAGCTTAGACATGAGGCATTTGAAGCTTCAGTGCCTACTGGTCCGTCTGATAGTGGACCTGTTTCAAAATGGCGGCCAAAGGACAGA ATGAAGACTGGTTATGTAGCTCTAGTTTTATGTTTAAACATCAGTGTTGATCCTCCGGATGTAATAAAGATATCCCCCTGTGCCAGAATGGAATGCTGGATAG ATCCATTTTCAATGGCACCTCAAAAAGCTCTTGAAACAATTGGAAAAAGCTTGAGCATTCAGTATGAAAGGTGGCAACCTAAG GCTCGCTACAAGATTCAACTTGATCCCACAGTTGATGAAGTGAAGAAACTATGTAATACATGCCGAAAACATGCCAAGTCCGAGAGAGTTCTGTTTCATTACAATGGGCACGGTGTTCCAAAGCCAACTGCTAATGGTGAAATCTGGCTTTTCAATAAG AGCTATACACAATATATTCCCTTGCCAATCAGTGATCTTGATTCCTGGCTAAGAACACCATCAATCTATGTTTTTGACTGCTCTGCTGCTGGGATGATAGTCAATGCATTTCTAGAG cTTCATGACTGGAGTGCTTCTGGCTCTGCTGGGTCTGTGAGCAATTGCATTCTGCTCGCAGCCTGTGAAGCACATGAGACTTTGCCACAAAGTGATGAATTTCCAGCTGATGTGTTCACTTCATGCCTCACCACTCCTATCAAGATGGCATTGAAATG GTTTTACAGACGTTCACTTCTTTGTGACTCTCTTGACTACtcattaattgataaaattcctGGCCGGCAAAATGATCGTAAAACACTTCTGGGAGAATTGAACTGGATCTTTACTGCAGTGACAGACACTATTGCTTGGAATGTTCTTCCCCGTG ATCTTTTTCAGAAGTTGTTCAGACAAGATTTGTTAGTTGCCAGTCTGTTCAGAAATTTCTTACTTGCTGAAAGAATTATGCGTTCGGCAAATTGTTCGCCGATTTCTCACCCAATGTTGCCACCAACCCATCAGCATCATATGTG GGATGCATGGGATATGGCTGCTGAAATTTGCCTCTCACAGCTTCCATCTATGGTCGAGGACCCTAATTCAGAATTCCAG CCGAGTCCTTTTTTTACTGAACAACTGACAGCTTTTGAGGTGTGGTTGGACCATGGCTCTGAACATAAGAAGCCACCTGAGCAGTTACCTATTGTTCTTCAG GTTCTGCTTAGTCAAAGCCATCGGTTCCGGGCACTGGTCCTTCTGGGGAGATTCCTTGATATGGGACTTTGGGCAGTAGATCTG GCTTTATCTGTTGGAATATTTCCATATGTTTTGAAGCTGTTGCAAACAACAACACCAGAACTAAGGCAAATTCTTGTATTCATATGGACAAAAATTCTAGCACTTGATAAG TCATGCCAGGTTGACCTTGTCAAGGATGGGGGACATACATATTTTATTAGGTTTCTCGATAGCTTGGAAGCATATCCAGAACAGCGGGCAATGGCTGCATTTGTTTTGGCTGTTATTGTTGATGGGCACAGACGGGGCCAGGAAGCCTGTATTGAAGCTGGTTTAATTCATGTGTGCTTGAGGCACTTACGAGGATCAGTGCCAATTGATGCACAAACTGAACCTTTGTTTCTTCAGTGGCTTTGCCTCTGCCTGGGAAAGCTGTGGGAAGATTTCACAGAGGCTCAGATGCTAGGTTTGCAGGCTGATGCCCCTGCCATATATGCTCCTCTACTGTTGGTGCCCCAACCAGAG GTTAGGGCTTCTGCTGCATTTGCACTGGCCACCTTGCTTGATGTTGGCGGTGATGTCTGCAGAGATGGTGTTCATGGAGATGATGagtgtgatgatgatgaaaaagtTAGAGCTGAAGTTAGTATTATTAGAAGTCTATTAAGCGTTGTGTCAGATGGAAGTCCACTGGTTAGGGCAGAGGTTGCTGTAG CTCTGGCACGCTTTGCATTTGGCCACAAACAGCACCTCAAGTCAATTGCTGCCTCATATTGGAAACCTCAGTCTAATTCTCTGCTCAATTCATTACCTTCTTTGGTCCATATAAAAGCTACAGGTAGCGGATACATCAACCCAAATCAGCATGTGCCACATGCAAGTATTGTTTCATCTCAAATTGGCCCTTTGACAAGAGTTGGTAGTGACAACCCATCTGTGGTTCGAGATGGAAGGGTATCCACTAGTAGTCCTCTTACTACAGCTGGAATCATGCATGGATCACCTTTATCTGATGATTCATCTCAGCATTCCAATTCTGGTATATTGAATGGCATTGTTAGCAATGGGGCAGTAAACCATTCAAGGCCAAAGCCACTAGATAATGCATTATATTCCCAGTGTGTACTAGCTATGTGCACTTTGGCCAAGGATCCTTCTCCACGCATAGCAAGCCTTGGTCGAAGTGTACTGTCTATTATTGGGATTGAGCAAGTGGTGACAAAATCTGTAAATTCTGCTGGTAGTAGTGGGCGCCCACGCCCTGGTGATCCAAAAACTTCATCTCCATATCCAAGTGTTGCTGGGATGACTCGTTCATCATCTTGGTTTGACATGAATGCAG GTCATCTACCATTCAGAACTCCTCCTGTCAGCCCTCCTCGACCAAGTTACTTAACAGGAATGCGTAGAGTGTGTTCTTTGGATTTCAGGCCACACCTTATGAATTTTCCAGATTCAGGATTAGCAGATCCTCTTTTGGGTTCTGTTTCATCTTCTGGAGGCACAGAACGCAGTTTACTTCCTCAGTCAACCATCTACAAATGGAGTTGTGGTCACTTCTCAAAGCCACTTCTCACTGTGCCAGATGATACTGAAGAAATATTAGttagaagagaagagagggaaaaatATGCACTGGAGCACATTGCAACGTGCCAGCACTCCT CTGGTAGCAACCTTAAAAATAGAATTGCTAATTTGGATACGAAGTTTGAAACTGGTACAAAGACAGCCTTGCTGCAGCCTTTCTCTCCAATTGTGGTTGCTGCTGATGAGAATGAACGGATTAG GGTATGGAATTATGAGGAAGCTAACCTTCTCAATGGGTTTGACAATCATGATTTTCCAGACAAGGGAATTTCTAAGCTGTGTCTTGTAAACGAGCTTGATGACAGTTTACTTCTTGTTGCTTCAT GTGATGGAAATATACGAATTTGGAAAGACTACACTGTGTATGGTAAGCAAAAGCTTGTCACTGCATTTTCTTCAATCCAAGGTCATAAACCCGGTGTGCGGAGTTTGAATGCTGTTGTGGACTGGCAACAACAATCAGGATATCTG TATGCTTCTGGTGAGATATCATCCATCATGCTGTGGGACCTGGATAAAGAGCAGCTTATTCATTCCATTCCTTCGTCTTCAGATTGCAGCGTCTCAGCAATG TCTGCTTCTGAAGTTCATGGAGGTCAATTTGCTGCCGGTTTTGTGGATGGATCTGTCAAACTCTATGATGTCCGGATACGTGAAAT GCTTGTTTGTGCTAGTCGGCCACACACTGAGAATGTAGTAAGAGTTGTGGGGATTGGCTTTCAACCTGGGCTTGATCCTGGAAAG ATTGTCAGTGCATCTCAGGCTGGTGACATGCAGTTCCTGGATATGAGAAATCTTATGAATCCCTATCTCACGATCAAGGCCCACAGGGGCTCACTCACAGCTTTATCTGTTCATAGGCATGCCCCTATTATTGCCAGCGGGTcagcaaaacaaattattaaattattcagTCTAAATGGTGAGCAATTAGACTCCATTACATACCACCTAACCATCATGGGCCAGAAGATCAGTCCTGTAAGCTGCCTCACCTTCCATCCTTACCAAGTACTCCTTGCTGCTGGTGCTACTGATGCTCTATTCTCAATCTATGCCGATGACAACACTCAAGCAAGAtga